GGAGCGGGCGGTGCAGCTCCAACCCGAGGGCCGCTCCGGGGATGCCGGAAAAGAGGCGGTGCGGCTGGCCTACCGCAATCTCATCGCCGCCTACCAGGCCAATCGGGACTCCGAGGGCGCCGAGCGGGCGCGCCGGCGGATGGACGCCCTTTAGCATGCCCACCCTCAACGAGCGCTTCGCCTTTCTGCCGCGCTTCCGCTATGAGGAGGAGCTCGCCGCGGGGGAGCGGGTGGAGCTCCTCGGCGAGGAGGCGCACCACGCGCTCCGGGTGCGGCGCCTGCGTCCCGGCGACCCCCTGGCGCTCGTCAACGGTCGGGGAACCACCGGCCGGGGCACAATCCTCCGCCTGACGGCGGGCGGCTTTTTCGTCGGAATAGAGGAGACGGCGGAGCGGCTGGGCGAACTGCCCGTAAAAATCGTCCTCTACCAGGCCCTGGTCAAGCACCGCCGCTTCGAGGAGGCGCTGTACATGGCGGTGGAGCTGGGCGTTTCCGCCGTGATTCCGTTGGTTTCCGAGCGCAGCGTGGCGCGGCCCAACCCGGAACGTCTGCCGGATCTCCTGTCGCGCTGGCACAGGATCGCCTGGGAGGAGACGAAGCTCTGCGAACGCAGCGTGGTGCCGGCGGTGGGGGCGCCGGTGGACCTCGCCACGGCGGTCAACTGCAGCGCCTGCAACCACAAGGTAATTCTCACCCCGCGCCGCGGGGCTCCGGCCCTGGACCGGCTGGTGGAGAACCTGGGCGCGCGCGAGGGGGAACGCATCGCCCTGGTCGTCGGCCCCGAGGGCGATTTCACCGATGAAGAGCTCGCCTACGCCCTGGCCTGCGGTTGCCGGGAGGCGAGCCTGGGCGACCGGCTCCTGCGGAGCGAGGTGGCGGGGGTGGCCGCCGTGACGGCGACCCTGGCCGGTCTGGGCGCCCTCGAGGAGTTCAAAAGGTAAACCGGGAGATATTTCATGCGGGATTGCATCTTCTGCCGGATCGTCGCCGGGGAGATACCCTCGGCCAAGGTTTTCGAGGACGAGCGCTA
This sequence is a window from bacterium. Protein-coding genes within it:
- a CDS encoding RsmE family RNA methyltransferase produces the protein MPTLNERFAFLPRFRYEEELAAGERVELLGEEAHHALRVRRLRPGDPLALVNGRGTTGRGTILRLTAGGFFVGIEETAERLGELPVKIVLYQALVKHRRFEEALYMAVELGVSAVIPLVSERSVARPNPERLPDLLSRWHRIAWEETKLCERSVVPAVGAPVDLATAVNCSACNHKVILTPRRGAPALDRLVENLGAREGERIALVVGPEGDFTDEELAYALACGCREASLGDRLLRSEVAGVAAVTATLAGLGALEEFKR